A genomic window from Sphingobacterium spiritivorum includes:
- a CDS encoding agmatine deiminase family protein: MNSSIDLSSTPKALGFSFPAEWAPQEAMWLSWPHKEESWPGKLETVYAPYAQFIKAVAEAQKVRINVADEEMKQFAWNHLNDAEANLANIEFYFNPTNDAWCRDHGPAFVLNQDSGEKAVVDWGYNAWGGKYPPFDLDDVVPTKIAQHFGHRLFTPPIVMEGGSVEFNGAGTVLTTTACLLNENRNPHLNKEQIEQYLLEFYGQDQVLWLGDGIVGDDTDGHIDDITRFINENTVVTVVESNPLDENYLLLQENLETLRSFRLKNGESLNIITLPMPSPVIHEDTRLPASYANFYIANEVVVVPVFNDVNDEKALAILQECFPSRKVIGINSVDIIWGLGSFHCLSQQEPLL; encoded by the coding sequence GTGAATTCATCTATAGATTTATCTTCAACACCCAAAGCATTGGGTTTTTCATTTCCTGCAGAATGGGCACCACAAGAAGCTATGTGGCTCAGTTGGCCGCATAAGGAAGAGTCCTGGCCTGGCAAATTAGAGACTGTATATGCTCCGTATGCACAATTTATCAAAGCTGTTGCCGAAGCTCAAAAAGTACGGATTAACGTAGCTGATGAAGAAATGAAACAGTTTGCATGGAATCATCTGAACGATGCAGAAGCAAATCTGGCCAATATTGAATTTTATTTTAATCCAACAAACGACGCCTGGTGCCGTGATCACGGACCTGCATTCGTATTGAATCAGGACTCCGGAGAAAAAGCAGTAGTAGATTGGGGCTATAATGCCTGGGGAGGTAAATACCCCCCTTTTGATCTGGATGATGTCGTACCGACAAAGATTGCTCAGCACTTCGGACACCGTCTCTTTACCCCTCCTATTGTAATGGAAGGTGGTTCTGTGGAATTTAATGGTGCCGGAACGGTACTGACAACTACAGCATGTCTGTTGAATGAGAATCGCAACCCGCACCTCAACAAAGAACAGATCGAGCAATATCTGCTTGAATTTTATGGTCAGGATCAGGTATTATGGCTTGGGGACGGTATCGTAGGTGATGATACAGACGGACATATTGACGATATTACACGTTTCATAAATGAAAACACCGTAGTCACTGTAGTGGAATCAAATCCATTAGACGAAAACTACCTGCTGTTACAGGAAAATCTGGAGACATTACGCTCATTCAGATTGAAAAACGGTGAATCGCTTAATATTATTACCTTACCTATGCCCTCTCCTGTCATCCATGAAGACACCAGACTTCCGGCTTCATATGCTAATTTTTACATTGCCAATGAAGTTGTCGTAGTCCCTGTTTTCAATGATGTAAATGATGAGAAAGCATTAGCTATTTTGCAGGAGTGTTTTCCTTCCCGCAAAGTCATCGGTATCAATTCAGTAGATATTATCTGGGGATTAGGTAGTTTCCATTGTCTGAGCCAGCAAGAACCCCTGTTATAG
- the lpxB gene encoding lipid-A-disaccharide synthase, with protein sequence MRYYLIAGETSGDLHGASLIESLKKEDSQAEFRIVGGNQMQTATGQSALIHTSEMAFMGFVEVIKNLSTISRNLKAVKKDLLAYRPDTVILIDFPGFNLKIAEFAKKHGIKVCYYISPKIWAWNQKRVYKIRRVVDHMFCILPFEVDFYKKFNMKVDYVGNPLLDAIDKYRFNPDFKKDNDLNERNIIALLPGSRKMEIERILPEMVRLYFLFPAHQFVIAGAPNFDKAYYEQYTQDLPIKIVFDQTYDLLRNSEAAVVTSGTATLETGILKVPQVVVYKANALSVKIARLVIKVKFISLVNLINDYLSVIELIQEDCTDFEIANELALLINDKEHRASVMENYEVLASKLGTPGASEKTAKLIVKYLSE encoded by the coding sequence ATGAGATACTACCTTATTGCCGGAGAGACTTCAGGAGATTTACACGGTGCAAGTTTGATTGAATCACTGAAAAAAGAGGATAGCCAGGCTGAATTCCGGATAGTCGGCGGAAATCAGATGCAGACTGCTACAGGTCAATCGGCTCTGATTCACACTTCTGAAATGGCATTCATGGGATTTGTAGAGGTTATCAAAAATCTGAGCACGATTTCAAGAAACCTGAAAGCAGTAAAAAAAGATCTTTTGGCTTATCGTCCTGATACTGTTATTCTTATTGATTTCCCTGGGTTTAATCTCAAAATAGCGGAATTTGCAAAAAAACATGGCATCAAAGTATGCTATTACATTTCACCCAAGATATGGGCCTGGAATCAGAAAAGAGTGTATAAGATTCGTCGTGTAGTAGATCATATGTTTTGCATCCTTCCTTTCGAAGTTGACTTTTATAAAAAATTCAACATGAAAGTGGATTACGTTGGAAATCCTCTTTTAGATGCAATAGACAAGTATCGCTTTAATCCGGATTTCAAAAAAGACAACGATCTTAATGAACGTAATATCATCGCTTTGCTTCCCGGAAGTCGTAAAATGGAGATAGAACGCATATTACCGGAAATGGTAAGGTTGTATTTTCTTTTTCCGGCACATCAGTTTGTAATAGCTGGTGCGCCAAATTTCGACAAAGCCTATTACGAACAATATACTCAAGACCTTCCTATAAAAATCGTTTTTGATCAGACTTATGATCTTCTGCGCAATTCGGAAGCTGCTGTAGTAACAAGCGGAACGGCAACATTGGAAACCGGAATTCTTAAAGTACCTCAGGTTGTCGTATACAAAGCCAATGCTTTAAGTGTGAAAATTGCCCGGTTGGTCATTAAAGTGAAATTCATTTCCCTTGTAAATCTTATCAATGATTATCTGTCCGTAATAGAACTTATTCAGGAAGACTGTACAGATTTTGAAATTGCCAATGAACTGGCTTTACTGATCAATGATAAAGAACACAGAGCCAGTGTAATGGAGAATTATGAGGTATTAGCCTCTAAGTTAGGCACTCCCGGTGCTTCTGAAAAAACAGCAAAGCTGATTGTTAAGTATCTAAGTGAATGA
- a CDS encoding porin, which translates to MRKTGFRALLTIGIALVCTHVNAQERDDRATILNFKGIQFTSKDSLFYTNFRFRMQNRVKYTNTLDGEKNDEWEARVRRLRMRVDGYIYTPKISYSVQLAFTRGDQDFDDSGIPNIVRDAVIFYNFSDDFYIGFGQNKLPGNRQRVNSSGQLQFAERSIVNANFSIDRDFGISANLSKKIGDMPFNLKAEISTGEGRAVNTTDNGLAYTGRLEFLPFGQFTNSGDYSEGDLEREETPKLSIGGGYSFNNKTTRLSGQTGAFVKDAKDLSTLFADAIFKYNGFAYQVEYMKRNVDNPFNQDLEGKEVYVYKGYGINQQISYLFSKGYELAGRYTFVDPHKDIRPKEERTEILEAGLTKYMKAHRLKFQLNGNYLVKDGYYNNKMDDNKWGFTFQVELGI; encoded by the coding sequence ATGAGAAAAACAGGATTCAGAGCTTTGTTGACCATTGGAATAGCATTAGTATGCACCCATGTTAATGCTCAGGAACGGGATGACAGAGCTACTATTCTAAATTTTAAAGGAATACAGTTCACGAGTAAAGATTCGCTTTTTTACACTAATTTCAGGTTTCGGATGCAGAATCGCGTCAAGTATACGAATACACTGGATGGTGAAAAAAATGATGAGTGGGAAGCACGTGTCAGACGGCTGCGCATGCGTGTAGACGGCTATATCTACACACCTAAGATCAGTTATTCTGTTCAATTGGCATTCACGCGTGGAGATCAGGATTTTGATGATTCCGGAATTCCGAATATTGTTCGTGATGCGGTGATTTTCTATAATTTCAGTGACGATTTTTATATAGGATTCGGTCAGAACAAACTTCCGGGTAACCGTCAGCGTGTCAATTCTTCCGGGCAGCTACAGTTTGCAGAACGTTCCATTGTCAATGCAAACTTTTCAATTGACCGGGATTTTGGTATATCTGCTAATCTTTCCAAAAAGATCGGAGATATGCCTTTCAACCTGAAAGCGGAGATATCTACCGGAGAAGGAAGAGCTGTAAATACCACAGACAATGGCTTAGCCTATACAGGACGTTTAGAATTCCTCCCATTTGGTCAGTTTACAAATTCAGGTGATTATTCCGAAGGTGATCTGGAAAGAGAAGAGACTCCTAAATTGTCTATCGGTGGCGGTTATAGTTTTAACAACAAGACGACCCGTCTAAGCGGACAGACCGGAGCATTTGTAAAGGACGCAAAGGATCTGAGTACATTATTTGCTGATGCGATATTTAAGTACAACGGATTTGCCTATCAGGTGGAATATATGAAACGGAATGTGGATAATCCTTTTAATCAGGACCTGGAAGGAAAAGAAGTATATGTTTATAAAGGATATGGTATAAATCAGCAGATCAGCTATTTATTCAGCAAAGGATATGAACTGGCAGGAAGATATACTTTTGTAGATCCGCATAAAGATATTCGTCCCAAAGAGGAACGTACAGAAATTCTGGAAGCCGGACTTACGAAGTACATGAAGGCACACCGTCTGAAGTTTCAATTGAATGGTAACTATCTGGTCAAAGATGGTTATTATAACAATAAGATGGATGATAATAAATGGGGATTTACTTTTCAGGTCGAATTAGGAATCTAA
- a CDS encoding Gfo/Idh/MocA family protein produces the protein MDRRNFIRTTAAASAGLGIMSSTDLFAQDGKVRIAFIGVGLRGRNHVAIALNRDDVEIVAICDTQEESLTQCRKQFDKKGAKLPKEYTGSVDAYKKMLDNEKLDAVIIATPWEFHKNQAIDAMKAGLYVGCEVIAGLTVKDHWDVVKASEQTGKPYMTLENVAYRRDVLAVLNMHRQGLFGEILHLEGGYQHDLREVLFNDGKSYYGKGVEFGPKAISEAQWRTKYNVEQDGDLYPTHGLGPIMHFADINAGNRFTHITSYSSKARGLAAYVEKMSPGHPNAKLNYKNGDITQTMLQCANGETMLLTHDTHLPRPYSIGFRVQGTKGIWMDVANGIHIEGQSKPHAWDPAADWVKKYDHPIWKKYEEVANGSGHGGMDWFVFNGFIQAVKQKRQTPIDVYDSVTMSAVFPLSTESIKAGNKTLEFPDFTSGKWKTKKNTFMLDDSGF, from the coding sequence ATGGATAGAAGAAATTTTATTAGAACTACAGCTGCTGCCTCAGCTGGTTTAGGGATCATGTCAAGCACAGATTTATTTGCTCAGGATGGTAAAGTAAGAATAGCTTTTATTGGTGTAGGTCTGAGAGGACGTAACCATGTAGCGATTGCTTTGAATAGAGATGATGTAGAGATTGTCGCTATATGTGATACACAAGAAGAGTCATTGACACAATGCCGTAAGCAGTTTGACAAAAAAGGTGCTAAACTTCCTAAAGAGTATACCGGAAGTGTTGATGCTTACAAAAAAATGCTGGATAACGAAAAGCTGGATGCCGTTATTATCGCAACTCCATGGGAATTCCACAAAAATCAGGCTATTGATGCCATGAAAGCGGGCTTGTATGTGGGTTGTGAAGTAATAGCCGGTCTGACGGTAAAAGATCATTGGGATGTTGTAAAAGCATCTGAGCAGACAGGAAAGCCTTATATGACATTGGAAAATGTGGCTTACCGTCGTGATGTATTAGCGGTATTAAATATGCACCGTCAAGGTCTTTTCGGAGAGATCCTGCACCTGGAAGGTGGTTATCAGCACGATTTAAGAGAGGTGCTATTCAATGATGGTAAAAGCTATTACGGCAAAGGAGTTGAGTTTGGTCCTAAGGCTATTTCAGAAGCGCAGTGGAGAACCAAATATAATGTAGAACAAGACGGTGACCTGTACCCTACTCACGGATTAGGTCCGATCATGCATTTTGCTGATATCAACGCCGGAAACAGATTTACACATATTACTTCTTATTCCAGTAAAGCAAGAGGCCTGGCTGCCTATGTAGAGAAAATGTCTCCGGGTCATCCAAATGCTAAATTGAATTATAAAAATGGGGACATCACACAGACGATGTTACAGTGTGCAAATGGAGAAACAATGTTGTTGACACATGATACACACTTACCAAGACCTTATTCTATAGGATTCCGTGTACAGGGTACAAAAGGAATCTGGATGGATGTCGCGAATGGTATCCATATTGAAGGACAATCTAAGCCTCATGCATGGGATCCTGCAGCAGACTGGGTAAAAAAATACGACCATCCGATCTGGAAAAAATACGAAGAAGTAGCAAACGGATCCGGTCACGGAGGTATGGACTGGTTTGTATTTAACGGATTTATACAGGCTGTAAAACAAAAACGCCAGACTCCAATTGATGTGTACGATTCTGTAACGATGAGTGCAGTATTCCCATTATCAACGGAATCTATCAAAGCAGGAAACAAGACACTGGAATTTCCGGATTTCACCAGTGGAAAATGGAAAACCAAAAAGAATACCTTTATGTTGGATGATAGCGGCTTCTAA
- the blaSPI gene encoding SPI family subclass B1 metallo-beta-lactamase, which yields MRFNKSIFLILFLLTMAHSGFSQEPGLKIEKLTKDFYIYTTYVAYSGVKTSANALYMLSKDGVILFDTPWDPDQYQPLLDSIRNRHHQEVIAVYATHSHEDRAGGFGFFNKKGIPTYATAATNAILKADHKPEATHLIELDKTIHIGGKQFVIKYFGEGHTADNVVIWFPKEKILDGGCLIKSSEAKNLGYVGEANVKEWPKTISKIQQTFKKINWVIPGHDGWKQQGHLENTLKLLTQ from the coding sequence ATGAGGTTCAACAAATCCATATTTCTGATTCTATTTCTGCTTACAATGGCTCATTCCGGATTTAGTCAGGAGCCGGGCCTTAAGATAGAAAAGTTGACGAAAGACTTCTATATATATACCACATATGTAGCGTACAGTGGCGTAAAAACATCTGCCAACGCTCTGTATATGCTTTCTAAAGATGGTGTAATACTCTTTGATACACCCTGGGATCCGGATCAGTATCAACCTTTACTGGATTCTATACGTAACAGGCATCATCAGGAAGTTATTGCAGTGTATGCAACACATTCACATGAAGACAGAGCAGGAGGATTTGGTTTTTTTAATAAAAAAGGAATTCCGACGTATGCTACTGCAGCTACAAATGCAATTCTGAAGGCCGATCACAAGCCCGAAGCGACACATCTTATTGAGCTGGACAAGACTATCCATATAGGAGGAAAGCAATTCGTAATCAAGTATTTTGGAGAGGGACATACCGCAGATAATGTGGTCATATGGTTTCCGAAAGAAAAAATATTAGACGGCGGATGTCTGATAAAAAGCAGTGAAGCCAAAAACTTAGGTTATGTCGGAGAAGCAAATGTCAAAGAATGGCCGAAAACTATCAGTAAAATTCAACAGACCTTTAAAAAGATCAATTGGGTCATACCCGGACATGATGGATGGAAACAACAGGGTCATCTCGAAAATACGCTTAAATTATTAACACAATAG
- a CDS encoding Hsp20/alpha crystallin family protein — MFYKTNNTSDRSAKYGHFKNKFEQKFGRLRDEFMNGEHAFAGACSDRKNNIPANISENEEFFTLQLYAAGYQKDRFKVAVKNNVLTVSYDPSEEETPVAYMYQEFSAGAFERSFQLNNQVSTSRISASYEDGILTVILPKDLENITPPQEIRVG, encoded by the coding sequence ATGTTCTATAAAACTAATAATACATCAGACCGTTCCGCAAAGTACGGACATTTCAAGAATAAATTTGAGCAAAAATTCGGCAGATTAAGAGATGAGTTTATGAATGGCGAACATGCTTTTGCCGGCGCATGTTCAGACAGAAAAAATAATATTCCGGCCAATATCTCAGAAAACGAAGAGTTCTTTACACTTCAACTCTATGCGGCAGGCTATCAAAAAGATCGATTCAAAGTAGCCGTAAAAAATAATGTACTTACAGTAAGCTATGATCCTTCAGAAGAAGAGACTCCTGTCGCTTATATGTATCAGGAATTCTCTGCCGGTGCTTTCGAGCGCTCCTTCCAGTTAAACAATCAGGTTTCTACCTCCAGAATATCCGCAAGTTATGAAGACGGCATTCTAACTGTCATCCTTCCCAAAGATCTGGAAAATATCACACCTCCTCAGGAAATACGGGTAGGATAG
- a CDS encoding carbon-nitrogen hydrolase — protein MSKVKVGIVQMSCEKDKQANLDKAIVKVREAAAKGAQIVCLQELFTSLYFCDVEDYDNFDLAESIPGPSTDALAVVAKELGVVIIASLFEKRTQGLYHNTTAILDADGSYLGKYRKMHIPDDPAFYEKFYFTPGDLGYKVFSTKFGKIGILICWDQWYPEASRITALMGAEILFYPTAIGWATDQDEETNTDQYNAWQTIQRSHAVANGVPVVSVNRVGFEQDGAMKFWGGSFVANAQGKLLYLASHDQEEVEVVELDLNQSDYFRKHWPFLRDRRIDSYQPITKRFIDED, from the coding sequence ATGAGCAAAGTTAAAGTAGGAATTGTACAGATGTCCTGTGAAAAAGACAAACAGGCAAACCTGGACAAAGCTATTGTTAAAGTAAGAGAAGCTGCAGCTAAAGGCGCACAAATCGTTTGTTTACAAGAACTTTTCACATCCCTTTATTTCTGTGATGTAGAAGATTATGATAATTTTGATTTAGCTGAATCTATTCCTGGACCATCTACAGATGCATTAGCTGTTGTGGCTAAAGAATTGGGTGTAGTTATCATTGCATCCCTCTTTGAAAAGCGTACACAAGGGCTTTACCACAATACAACAGCCATCCTGGATGCTGACGGAAGTTATTTAGGTAAATACCGCAAAATGCATATCCCTGATGATCCTGCATTTTACGAAAAATTCTACTTTACTCCCGGAGATCTGGGATATAAAGTTTTTTCAACCAAATTTGGAAAAATCGGTATTCTTATCTGTTGGGATCAATGGTATCCTGAAGCTTCCCGTATTACCGCATTAATGGGTGCAGAGATCTTATTCTACCCTACAGCTATCGGATGGGCGACAGATCAGGATGAAGAAACAAATACGGATCAATACAATGCCTGGCAAACTATCCAGCGCTCACATGCGGTAGCGAATGGAGTGCCTGTTGTTAGTGTCAACAGGGTCGGTTTTGAGCAGGATGGTGCTATGAAATTCTGGGGAGGCAGCTTTGTCGCCAACGCACAGGGTAAATTGCTTTATCTGGCATCTCATGATCAGGAAGAAGTAGAAGTTGTCGAACTGGATCTCAATCAGTCGGACTACTTCCGTAAACACTGGCCATTCCTGCGTGACAGACGAATCGACTCCTATCAACCGATCACAAAGCGCTTCATTGACGAAGACTAA
- a CDS encoding phosphotransferase enzyme family protein encodes MSDLNSVNIDRNLYIANQFAIDGEVLDVAPFGSGHINDTFKVVTTSTTKYLLQRINHHIFQDVDGLMENIRLVIERLKEDYKSKGLEKTEIDKRVLTLIATRNGLAYYNDEDGDYWRMFILLDHTKSYDVVETTVQAYEGGKAFGHFQKQLSDLDANKLVEILPNFHNVEFRLSNLRNAISTDQVSRVGEVQDLLDYIFSLEDRMKTILEWGKANKLPLRITHNDTKFNNVLLDQDDQAQCVIDLDTVMPGFVAYDFGDAIRTIINSGAEDEEDLSRVTLNIPLFEAYANGYMSEAKVFLTDYEKNSLLPGVFLLPYMQAVRFLTDYLEGDHYYKIHYTDHNLVRTKSQLKLVKELELHEDKLKEILTSAVNA; translated from the coding sequence ATGTCAGATTTGAATTCTGTTAACATAGATAGAAACTTATATATAGCCAATCAATTCGCAATAGACGGAGAAGTATTAGATGTAGCGCCATTTGGCTCAGGGCATATAAATGATACCTTTAAAGTAGTGACTACATCTACTACGAAGTATTTGTTGCAGCGCATAAATCATCATATTTTTCAGGATGTAGACGGGTTGATGGAGAATATCCGTCTGGTGATAGAAAGGTTAAAAGAAGATTATAAAAGTAAAGGATTAGAGAAGACTGAAATTGATAAAAGAGTACTTACGCTGATCGCTACACGAAATGGTCTGGCTTATTATAATGATGAGGATGGGGATTACTGGCGTATGTTTATCCTGTTGGATCATACTAAGAGCTATGATGTGGTCGAAACAACAGTGCAGGCTTATGAAGGCGGGAAAGCATTCGGTCATTTTCAAAAGCAGCTTTCTGATCTGGATGCCAACAAGTTGGTGGAAATACTCCCCAATTTCCATAATGTAGAATTCAGACTTTCCAACCTTAGAAATGCCATTTCTACGGATCAGGTTTCCAGAGTAGGAGAAGTACAGGACTTATTAGATTATATCTTTTCACTGGAAGACAGAATGAAAACCATTCTGGAGTGGGGAAAAGCCAATAAATTACCCTTACGCATCACACATAATGATACAAAATTCAATAACGTGTTGCTAGATCAGGATGATCAGGCACAATGTGTTATTGATCTGGATACCGTAATGCCAGGCTTTGTGGCATATGATTTTGGTGATGCCATCCGTACAATTATCAATTCGGGAGCTGAAGATGAAGAAGATCTGAGCCGGGTAACTCTTAATATTCCGCTATTTGAAGCCTATGCCAACGGATACATGAGTGAAGCAAAGGTCTTTTTAACGGATTACGAAAAGAATTCCTTATTACCGGGCGTGTTTTTATTGCCTTATATGCAGGCTGTTCGTTTCCTTACTGACTATCTCGAAGGCGATCATTATTATAAAATTCATTATACAGATCATAACCTTGTGCGCACCAAATCTCAACTCAAACTGGTTAAAGAGCTGGAATTGCATGAGGATAAGTTAAAAGAAATATTAACAAGTGCTGTTAATGCCTGA
- a CDS encoding carbohydrate-binding family 9-like protein, with protein sequence MKNLTVKYVEQKQNNKYSGLLEIFKGATFHAIAEAAWKDEYPDHPEVQFQIVYTSEAIFIHYMVREDYIKAQYIRPNEAVWEDSCVEFFISFDQKVHYYNIEMNPLGTGLVGYGTSDKNSRSRLTAEQIQQINTYTEVSSIRGQKLWNTILEIPFALFASAETLVSAESLRGQSVHANFYKCGDGLPAPHFVSWNRIDFPTPNFHLPEFFGEISFE encoded by the coding sequence ATGAAAAATCTTACAGTAAAATATGTAGAGCAAAAGCAGAATAATAAGTATTCAGGTCTGCTGGAAATATTTAAAGGTGCCACTTTTCATGCCATTGCTGAGGCTGCCTGGAAGGATGAATATCCTGATCATCCCGAAGTACAGTTTCAGATCGTCTATACTTCTGAAGCTATATTTATTCATTATATGGTCAGGGAAGATTATATCAAAGCCCAGTATATTCGTCCGAACGAGGCCGTTTGGGAAGACAGTTGTGTAGAGTTTTTTATCTCCTTTGATCAAAAGGTACATTATTATAATATAGAAATGAATCCGCTGGGTACTGGACTCGTGGGGTATGGTACATCAGATAAAAATAGCCGAAGCAGACTGACAGCAGAACAGATTCAGCAGATTAATACCTACACAGAAGTAAGCAGTATAAGAGGACAGAAATTATGGAACACTATTCTGGAAATTCCATTTGCTTTGTTTGCATCTGCAGAAACCTTAGTTTCAGCTGAATCGTTAAGAGGACAATCAGTACATGCTAATTTTTATAAATGTGGAGATGGTCTCCCAGCCCCACATTTTGTTTCCTGGAACCGCATTGATTTTCCAACTCCTAATTTCCATTTGCCGGAATTTTTTGGAGAGATTAGTTTTGAATAA